The Bradysia coprophila strain Holo2 chromosome IV unlocalized genomic scaffold, BU_Bcop_v1 contig_84, whole genome shotgun sequence genome window below encodes:
- the LOC119072732 gene encoding uncharacterized protein LOC119072732: MGIIRFVILAAMGLGSLWMVHLLAQDFNKFRPSVPKALNFLRSKRDLNAVSYEMDTIENFDVNWPKILEFDPLKCALSLICELTSGAEKENPEASNIKAVVQYSIVRGAPDEVDKAYQFGARNPNLFSKCREEYPFCPYSAKVMLKLLDLHNTVFGTSSDRRG; the protein is encoded by the exons ATGGGAATCATAAG ATTCGTCATATTGGCTGCTATGGGACTGGGGTCATTATGGATGGTTCATTTATTAGCTCAggattttaacaaatttcgcCCATCTGTTCCAAAGGCTCTAAATTTTCTAAGAAGTAAAAGAGACTTGAATGCTGTTTCGTACGAAATGGACACA ATTGAAAACTTCGACGTAAATTGGccgaaaattttggaatttgaTCCGCTAAAATGTGCTCTTTCGCTCATATGTGAATTAACTTCTGGTGCTGAAAAGGAAAATCCGGAGGCTTCAAATATCAAAGCGGTTGTACA ATATTCCATTGTTAGAGGCGCACCAGACGAGGTCGACAAAGCATACCAATTCGGAGCGAGAAACCCTAATCTATTCAGCAAGTGCCGTGAGGAATATCCCTTCTGTCCGTACAGTGCAAAAGTCATGTTGAAACTGCTGGACTTACACAATACCGTATTCGGTACAAGTTCTGATCGAAGaggttga
- the LOC119072731 gene encoding uncharacterized protein C19orf47 homolog — protein MQATANTWVKFFIAAGIPSANSLSYAHVFYENRMQMDMLADLNKEYLREMGITPMGDVIAILRHAKNVHQQSARDKILNENEARIPVAAVPATIPKSNRVSLRSEVSSNNANKTETAIVLPKPARRVLPEHEGAYKIVLPTGTTQRSKEILAKRALLYADKPEKNSVFERLQKNNADASEPSIRITGLDKPASSVFARLGGLRDSPPVELAGILKNSEKRKTLGGVTKKTVKQQKVILVQKRPAKAATMVADEYDDERHDLPEKSVSFSSEDEVLEIEARPVPKQFNAKKVANGSGIKTRLGLATSKPNTSLNRSRKVTQTKADLRTITKTQPSKQIWSKMKSDLIDTKNASIKSRLTLKDRDAKRSAKSKKTETISSVFDRLGFNN, from the exons ATGCAAGCAACCGCAA ATACGTGGGTGAAATTTTTCATCGCGGCAGGAATCCCCAGTGCCAATTCATTATCTTACGCTCACGTTTTCTACGAGAACCGAATGCAAATGGACATGCTGGCTGACTTGAACAAGGAATATTTACGGGAGATGGGCATCACACCGATGGGTGATGTTATTGCCATTCTTCGGCATGCGAAAAATGTTCATCAACAATCGGCGCGAGATAAAATtctcaatgaaaatgaagCACGGATACCAGTTGCAGCCGTTCCGGCGACTATACCCAAAAGTA ACCGAGTCTCGTTAAGGAGCGAAGTGTCTTCGAATAATGCTAACAAAACGGAAACCGCCATTGTACTGCCCAAACCAGCCAGACGAGTATTACCGGAGCATGAAGGTGCGTACAAAATCGTCCTTCCAACTGGCACCACACAACGAAGCAAAGAGATTTTAGCAAAACGCGCACTTC TTTACGCCGACAAGCCGGAAAAGAATAGCGTTTTCGAACGGCTTCAGAAAAACAACGCAGATGCATCGGAACCGTCGATCCGGATAACCGGTCTAGACAAGCCCGCTTCATCGGTATTCGCTCGTTTGGGCGGCTTACGTGACTCTCCACCCGTAGAATTGGCTGGAATATTGAAGAACTCAGAAAAACGCAAA ACACTCGGCGGTGTGACGAAGAAGACTGTGAAGCAACAAAAAGTGATTTTGGTGCAGAAACGACCTGCAAAAGCTGCTACAATGGTGGCCGATGAATATGACGACGAGCGACATGACCTACCCGAAAAATCTGTGTCATTTTCGTCCGAAGATGAGGTGTTGGAAATCGAAGCCCGACCGGTTCCGAAACAATTTAACGCAAAAAAGGTTGCAAACGGTAGCGGCATTAAGACACGGCTAG GACTGGCAACGAGTAAACCGAACACCTCATTGAATCGATCTCGTAAAGTTACACAAACGAAAGCCGATCTGCGGACCATCACCAAAACTCAGCCAAGCAAACAGATCTGGTCCAAAATGAAGTCCGATTTAATTGACACGAAGAATGCGTCGATCAAGAGTCGATTGACACTGAAGGATCGTGATGCGAAACGTTCTGCGAAGAGTAAAAAGACCGAAACGATTTCGAGTGTCTTTGACCGGCTTGGTTTCAACAACTAA